AGGATCTTTTTGAATACTGCGGCGATGTTCTCACGACGTCCCTGAGTACCGGAAAACGGGAGGCTCGCCGCGAGCGGGCTTCCCCTGGGTTAATGCCTATGAAAACACTCAAGATCATTATTGTCGCCGCTGTTCTTGCCGCACTCTTCGCGGGTTGCGTCAAGGTGGATGGTGTCGTGGAGCCGGTCGAGGAAACATTTCGCTTGCCGAATTTTCCGGGCTTCCCTCCTGTGCCGGTTCCGGCCCACAATCCCATGAGCACGGCAAAAGTCACTCTGGGACGTCATTTGTTCTTCGACCCACGATTCAGTCGTGACAGTTCCGTTTCTTGCGCCTCCTGCCACAAGCCGGAATTTGCCTTCGCAGATGCAGGAAATCGCACGAGCGCAGGATTTGCCGGCCTTCGCGGTACGCGCAACACACCGGGCTTGACGAACACTGCCTACGGTACCTCATTCTTCTGGGAAGGCGGTGTTCTGACATTGGAGATTCAGGTTGTCTCGCCGATTCTGAATCCGGTCGAGATGAACATGAACACCGATACGCTTGTTTTGAGGCTCATGCAAGAGCCGCGCTATGCAACGCTATTTACCAAAGCGTGGGGAGACTCTCGTATTACTCTTGAGCGCATCACCCATTCAATTGCTGCCTTTGAGAGAACCATCTTGAGTGGCTCCTCGCCGTTCGACAAGTGGACGAGAGGAGACCGCAGCGCTATCAGCGCATCAGCGGCACGCGGCGCCGACCTGTTCTTTGGCGAGCGCGGGGATTGCTTTCATTGCCACGGCGGATTCAACTTCACAGATAATGCGTTTCATAATACCGGACTCGACTCTGTGACCATTGACCCCGGAAGGTACCTCATCACGAACAATGAAACGGACAAGGGAAGATTCAAGACCCCGACCTTGCGGAACATTGCGCTGACATCCCCTTATATGCACGACGGACGCTTTACATCACTTGAAGAAGTTGTCCGACACTATAACTCCGGCGGCAAGCCGCACCCTAATCGGGACATCCTGATGCGTCCGTTGGGACTTACTGAGAGCGAGGTACAGGATATTGTTGCTTTCTTGGAAGCCCTGACAGATTTGACATTTACAACCAATCCGGAGTTACAGGATCCATGGCAAAATTGAGAGGAATGAGGACGACCGTTGCCTCACTACTTGCACTGCTGCTTTTGCCGTCTGCCGGTACCGCATGCGATTTTTGCAACTGTCTCATGGGCATCAATCCGTTTTACAGCAGTCAAAATAGCATCGCCGTTCATTTTCTCTACCAGCAATCGCATCATGCGTCGGTTCTTTCTGACGCAGGGCAAGATTCCGACGCGCCCCTCCTAAAAGCTGCACCGGAAGGAGCCAATCACCTGCATCACGGTGGAACCGGCTTTTCGGGAGAAACAAGAGAATATCGTCGAACGATTGAGCTGGCGTATCAACATCATCTCTCAGAGCACATACTTGTAACATTGTTGGTTCCGTTTTCATTCGTCACTGTGCAATCGTCAACAAGTCTCTCAATCCAGGGAAACGGAGACGCGACGCTGACGGGACAGTATGTTGCGGTGCTTGATGAACGTGCAGGAAGCAAGTTCACGCTATTGTTTGGCGGCGGGGTGCAATTACCGACAGGGCGATCCAATGCCAAAGACAAGAATGGGACTCTCCTCGACTTCAGGCTTCAGCCGGGGTCCGCCTCTGTTGGTTTTGTGCTGACTACTTCAGGATTTTACCAAACGGAGTCGTGGGTCTTCGCAGCAGACATCTTCGGAAAGATGAACCGGAGAAACAGCGCCGGCAGCCGCCTCGGCAATAGTCTTTTAGCTACCCTGCTTGCCAGCAGAGACATTCTGCGCGACAACCCTTCCCTCTTTGCACTCACCGCATCCGCAGGAATCCGGGCTGAGTTCACCGGACAGGACATTCTCACCGGCAACAAAGACCCGGACTCGGGGGCGGAAGTGTATTATCTTAACGGTGGAACGGAGCTCGCCTATGATTTTCTTCGATTCGATCTGCGGGCTCTTGTTCCATTGCACCAACGAAGGTCCGGCAATGCTCCACAAGAGTCAACACGGTTCATGGCAGGCTTGCGGGTTATGTTCTAACAGATGAACCGGATGTCTTGTTGTTGCTATTCGCAGATCTCGACATCCTTTCACTTCGTGAGAAGCATCTTTCGCAAAGAGACAAAGTTGCCCGATTGCAGTCTGTAAAAATAGACCCCACTTGCAAGATTGAGCGCATCGAACTTCGTTTCGAAACTTCCGGCTTCCAGCAATTCATTCACCAACACTTGAACTTCCCGACCAAGCAGATCATAGACCTTCAACGTTACGTGGCCGGAAACCGGAATCCGGAACTTGATTGTCGTGCTGGGATTGAACGGGTTCGGGTAGTTCTCATCCAACCGGAACGCCACAGGCAAGGCACTTTCTTGTCCAACATGCGTCGTCGAATTCACTCCGACAATCATCCGGAGGGAGCGGGATGTATAGTCCGAAATGTAGATCGTATCTCCGCCGGCGGTCGCTACAATCCCATTGGGATTGTTAAACGTGGCCGTTGCAACGGGACCGTCAGCATTTCCGGCGACGCCTGTTCCTGCAAACACAACTGCGCCGCTTCCGTTTAACGGGACTTTATAGATTCTGTTATCCTGCCATCCTGTGGCGTAAATTGCATTGCCTGATAACGTCATGAAACCGAGCCAGCCCGGAATGTCGCCGATCTCCTGCAGTCCTGTGCCAGGTACATATCGGAAGATTTTCCCATCATTGAAATTCCCGATGTACAAGACCCCCTGGCCGTCCCTGACAAGTCCGATGGGCCCGTTCAATAAACCGCCGGAGAGGAAGTCCGATACGCCAAGATTTGTGTCGACCAATGATATCTTGTTTAGATTGTAATGCGTCACAAGCAGACTCCCATCGCTATTGAACATCAACGTAGCAGGGTCCGTGATGGTTAACAGTGTTGAGCTTGTGCCGGCAGGTGTAATTTTGGAGATGGAACTGCCAGAGGCGTTCGGGACGTACAAGTCTCCATTCGGCCCGAATGTAATGCCATTGGGACTTGAAAGTCCGCCAGCAAAAATGCTTGCCTGTCCTGTCGGAGTGATTTTTGTTACTGTTGTACCATAGTAGAGAGACGCGTAAATATTCCCGGCGGCATCGAGCGCGAGGCCGTCATTGAATGTAGAATTGGACACGATTGTCGATACCGTTTGCGCTGATGAAACGGTGCAAGCAATCAAGGTTGCAGCAAGAATCTGCCAAGGTCGGGTCATGCGGTACATCCTCCTGATATTGAATTGATTGTTGATCTTCACGGCGCAATGATAGTCAATCAACAGTCGGAAATCGTTCGGGCTTATAATGTCGGACGAGTTCAGGAAAGGATACCACAAAAAGCCGGGGATTTTCAGCGTCTACGAAGTGGAGGACTGTACAAACTCCCGGGGGGTTTGGCTGGTCAGTTTCTTGAAGGCGGTATTAAACGTGGTCTTTGAGTTGAATCCTGATTCCAGGGCGAGCGCAAACAGGGTCATTGTGGCGAGCTTTTCCTTGGTAGCATTCTTCTTGAATTCATCCACTCGGAATGCATTTACAAAATCGAAGAAGTTCTTCCCGAACCGCTCGTTAATGAGCCTTGAGAGAAGATGGGGGCTTATCCCCGTCATCGCCGACAGTTCTTGAAGCGTTAGTTTTGGTTCAAGGTAGGGTTTTCTCTCTCTCATCACTCCTTCCAATACCGACGCGAGCATTTCGACATTCTCCATACCTCCCGTTTTTACCCCCGCCCTGACCTGAGGCTCGAACGTGTTGAATACTTCCGGATTGCGGAGGATATAATACCCCAATCCGATAATCAGCACCGAAAGGCTGATCCAGACGAGATGGTAGCCGGCGAAACTGTGCAGCGCCTCCGGGCCGAGGAACCGGAGAACAAAGCTGACTGACCAGAAAAACACGCCGACAAATGTTATCCCGAGAAGGACCTTGTAGAAGGCGATTTGCGGCAAGGTCGAGCTGTTCTCGTAACTGCCTTTCTGATATGACCTCAGGAGCTTAAGATTCATCACCAGATAGAAGTAGTTCTGACAAATTGCAATCAACTCCAATCCATAGAAGACATTCTGCAATCGCACGCTTTGTTCGACAAACCCCTCCCTGTCCAGAAACATAAAGGGAAGGATGAGTACCACGAACGCGAAGAGGGGAAGAAAGTGTGCCCAGATACTGATGCGTTGATATGAAGTGATACCAAAGAGTTTCACAAAGTACAGATAGAGAAGCGGGCCGTAGAAGAAGATGACCAAGTCTCCCACAAACAACGCCTTGAACAGGAATAGTGTTGGCTGACTTGCCGTGTACGCATAGCGCCCGAGAAGCGCTACAGAAATGAGAAGGATGAAAATGGCGGCAATGTTGTTCGCTTCCTTGTTTCCCCTTTTGAGACCGAGAATGGAGAAGAAGAGGATGATCCCCTGCAGAGCGCCAAGGAGTATGAGAATTGACAGCAAACTCATGGAAATAAATCCCGAATAATGGTTGAAGTGGGTGAACGAATCTTCTTCAAAGACAGCGAGAAGATAGAGAAATTGGCAAGGTTTGGCAAGCAGCAAAAAAGGCAGCGCCCTGACGGAGGGCCAGGGCGCTGATATCAATACATGATGTGCAGCTACTTTGTTAGAAGCATTTTCTTTGCTGAGATGTGCACTCCCGCTCGCATGGAGTAGAAATATACACCGCTTGAAAACCCCGCGGCATCCCACGCCACTTCGTACGTTCCGGGCTGCTTCGCCTCACTCACGAGTGTTGCGACTTTCCTGCCAAGGATATCGTACACTGCCAACTCCACAAACTCAAGACTCGCAACTCTAAACTCAATTCTCGTGCTCGGATTGAACGGATTGGGATAGTTCTGCGAGAGTTCAAATGATTGCGGAAGTTCTGCAGACGATTCACCGACACCGACAACAACAATCCCCTGCCCTTCAGTCACCGTGTACCGGTTGTTGACGGCAACATTGGTAAACGACTGTTGTAATCCCCGCGGCCACTCGATTCTCAACGTATCAATGACAGTCGCATTGCCAAACCCGAAGTGTACGTTCAGCATGTTCATCCCGTCGAACGAATTCTGACTCGATATTTCACGCACCTGCCACACGGGAGTTCCATTGATAATGGCACGTGCTCGCACTTTCGCCCCGATTGCGGACCGGTTGGACATCACGCCAACGAGACGGATATTGACCCAGGAGTTTCCGTTGCTCAGGTCGTTCCGGAACAGCCCGCGGG
This sequence is a window from Bacteroidota bacterium. Protein-coding genes within it:
- a CDS encoding c-type cytochrome, encoding MKTLKIIIVAAVLAALFAGCVKVDGVVEPVEETFRLPNFPGFPPVPVPAHNPMSTAKVTLGRHLFFDPRFSRDSSVSCASCHKPEFAFADAGNRTSAGFAGLRGTRNTPGLTNTAYGTSFFWEGGVLTLEIQVVSPILNPVEMNMNTDTLVLRLMQEPRYATLFTKAWGDSRITLERITHSIAAFERTILSGSSPFDKWTRGDRSAISASAARGADLFFGERGDCFHCHGGFNFTDNAFHNTGLDSVTIDPGRYLITNNETDKGRFKTPTLRNIALTSPYMHDGRFTSLEEVVRHYNSGGKPHPNRDILMRPLGLTESEVQDIVAFLEALTDLTFTTNPELQDPWQN
- a CDS encoding transporter, with amino-acid sequence MAKLRGMRTTVASLLALLLLPSAGTACDFCNCLMGINPFYSSQNSIAVHFLYQQSHHASVLSDAGQDSDAPLLKAAPEGANHLHHGGTGFSGETREYRRTIELAYQHHLSEHILVTLLVPFSFVTVQSSTSLSIQGNGDATLTGQYVAVLDERAGSKFTLLFGGGVQLPTGRSNAKDKNGTLLDFRLQPGSASVGFVLTTSGFYQTESWVFAADIFGKMNRRNSAGSRLGNSLLATLLASRDILRDNPSLFALTASAGIRAEFTGQDILTGNKDPDSGAEVYYLNGGTELAYDFLRFDLRALVPLHQRRSGNAPQESTRFMAGLRVMF
- a CDS encoding T9SS type A sorting domain-containing protein — translated: MTRPWQILAATLIACTVSSAQTVSTIVSNSTFNDGLALDAAGNIYASLYYGTTVTKITPTGQASIFAGGLSSPNGITFGPNGDLYVPNASGSSISKITPAGTSSTLLTITDPATLMFNSDGSLLVTHYNLNKISLVDTNLGVSDFLSGGLLNGPIGLVRDGQGVLYIGNFNDGKIFRYVPGTGLQEIGDIPGWLGFMTLSGNAIYATGWQDNRIYKVPLNGSGAVVFAGTGVAGNADGPVATATFNNPNGIVATAGGDTIYISDYTSRSLRMIVGVNSTTHVGQESALPVAFRLDENYPNPFNPSTTIKFRIPVSGHVTLKVYDLLGREVQVLVNELLEAGSFETKFDALNLASGVYFYRLQSGNFVSLRKMLLTK
- a CDS encoding AraC family transcriptional regulator translates to MSLLSILILLGALQGIILFFSILGLKRGNKEANNIAAIFILLISVALLGRYAYTASQPTLFLFKALFVGDLVIFFYGPLLYLYFVKLFGITSYQRISIWAHFLPLFAFVVLILPFMFLDREGFVEQSVRLQNVFYGLELIAICQNYFYLVMNLKLLRSYQKGSYENSSTLPQIAFYKVLLGITFVGVFFWSVSFVLRFLGPEALHSFAGYHLVWISLSVLIIGLGYYILRNPEVFNTFEPQVRAGVKTGGMENVEMLASVLEGVMRERKPYLEPKLTLQELSAMTGISPHLLSRLINERFGKNFFDFVNAFRVDEFKKNATKEKLATMTLFALALESGFNSKTTFNTAFKKLTSQTPREFVQSSTS